The sequence tctgtctctgtttatctctacctctctccctgtctgtttttctctctctctacttttctATTTCTGCTTCTTGACTCTACCTTTTTTTAGGAGAAGTGCTGTCTCTTGTCTAAACATGCTCTTCTTTAGGCATGTGTAAGTGGCATGAGTGTCATTTTCCATCCCAGATCCCAGTCCTATAAACAGTGACTTGcattttcctcatctctctctctctctctctctctctctctctctctctctctctctcggtccatTTCAGATCAGAAATGTTCCCGTCTCGACTGCTGGGAGCCATCTGTCTACTCATCGCCCAGTTCTCCAGCATTGGCAGGACCGCCTCAGGTGGGTCACCTTCTCCATCTGACGTCCAGGAAATAATTAAAGCCAGTCAGGTGCCCTTTAGAGACTCAGTTATAGCACTTGTGAAAGTTAAGCTCTTTTGGCTGGATGGTGTAACAGTGGTCCCTCCTCACCTACTGTGAGATGGTCAAAAAGGGAGACAGCTGCAGTAAAACTCGTCTAGACACCAGATGACTTCCAGGTGTCCATTAAAAGGTGCTGgttggattaaaaaaaaaaacagaccacaGACACCAAGTCCAACAGGTATCCCAGAAAGGCATATTGTATTGAGTTGGTGTTCTGTCCTTTTCTGGGTCAAACAGATGATGCAAGGCTACTACAGGTGACCATCCCCAAATCGCCACCAGCCGCTGCCATTTTGGGTGGATTCGTTGTGCTCCCCTGTCATGTGTCCCTGTCGCAGTCACCCCCGACGGTCTCCACGGTGGGTCGTCATGCCGTCCTCACCCTTCCGCGGGTCAAGTGGAGTGTTCTGTCCGCGGAGAAGGAGACTGAGATCTTGGTTGCCCGCGGCGACCGGGTGAAGGTGAGCGAGGCCTACAAGAGCCGGGCTTCACTGCCGAACTACGCCACATCCCCGGCTGACCTCACCCTGGAACTGGACGAGCTGCGACACAACGACACGGGATTCTATCGCTGCGAGGTTCAACAGGGCCTGGAGGACGCCCATGACCTCGTCCAGATCAAAGTCAAAGGTGAGACTTAGTCAGTTAAGTCAGTGCTTGTGCTGGGTGGTCAGTGGGGCTTCAGGGTGAGTGAGTTGTGTCTGACACAATGAGTCATTTGACTTTAACCATGATATTTGACAGGCTAACTATGCAGTGCACATTCATATAGTCCACTATAgtattcatttatttgtttgtgtttttatcaaGTGTTTTATGAATCATATCATTTCAACTTTTGCAAATCAGCAAAAACAATCAGCCTTGTTTGTCTGGTGCCTTTTCAAAGCTACAGTAGTCTGTGTCTTGAAAAAGGGAGTACGTCTGTTGATTTTCACAGTATGTCTTTGCAGGGGTCGTGTTTCACTATCGACATCCATCCAGCCGCTACGCCTTTTCCTTTGATCAGGCACAGGACGCCTGTGAGGACATCGGGGCCCAGATCGCCACCCCTGAGCAGCTCTTGGCTGCCTACAACAGTGGATATGAGCAGTGTGACGCAGGCTGGTTGTCTGATGGCTCAGTCAGGTAACAAGCCTTCTGGCCAAGCGCCACTACACCGACATTTAATCTGTGCTCCTGTGGCTTCACTGGCAAAGCATAATGAAGCAATGCCAATACAATGTGCCCAGACTCCACAGGAGcgctgttaaagcaacaccaaagagtttttttgtaccttaaaataatgtttccaaaattgtttcagtggttcatcaactcgtaacagggtgaacggcacttctgcattcgctttgcggccctctatcggctataaccgcactatgtaagtttgccagatcgggtagcggatctgtagttcgatggaatgagacataagaaactacaaatttgacgtcgcaatacatcataccttcataaaatcatgcaacatattctaccttgtctgtggacatcgttatttgcaaagccggagctggataaacaaatagcgtgcgtccgataaaggaaaagttctttggtgttgcaaACATGAACATGTACTTTGTTGCTATTACATTTTCTACCATGCTAATATTTGTTCAGTAATGATGACAAACCTCAGAAGTcccttccattttttttttacaccaaTCAGACTAATTCCTATTTCTCCCAGATATCCCATTCAGATGCCACGGGAGGGTTGCTTTGGGGACATGGATGGAATGCCGGGAGTCAGGAATTATGGAATGCTCGACCCAGATGAGCTCTATGATGTGTACTGCTACGTTGAGAACATTCAAGGTATCCTTCATATACTAGCAAAAAATAGGCTAAAATAAGATGTGATGTCAAAGATGtgatcaaaataaaagtcagtcTAATAATACATTTAGATCAGCCAAGCTTAACTTTTGTCTCTGTCCCAAAGGGGAGGTTTTTCACTCTGCCACACCCCAGCAGTTGACTTTGGCAGATGCCAAAGCTTATTGTGAAAGGCAAGGGGCAGAGTTAGCCACCACTGGCCAACTCTACGCCGCCTGGAACGATGGCCTGAACCACTGCAGTCCCGGATGGCTGGCGGACGGCAGTGTCCGCTACCCGATTGTGACGCCCCGGGAACGCTGTGGTGGGCCCGACCCTGGAGTCAAGACTGTGTACCGCTACAGCAACCAAACTGGATTCCCAGAGTCTCACATGCTTCATGACGTTTACTGCTTCAGAGGTAAGGCCAAAAAAGTTGATTTTAGCTGCACTCTGTGGAGGCTAATGCACAAAATACTACATTAACCCATGTCTTTGTGCCTTCCCTCACAGGCAATAAGGGCGCTCAGACAGAAAGCCCAATGGAGTACATGGCCACCGAGCCAGAGAATCAGGGCCAAGGCATCGTCACCCTCTCTGACCCCCTGGAGGAATTCAGCTTGGGTCAAGTGACGGAGCCAGTGGAGAATGAGGCCCAGGGTGCTGTTGAGTCCTTTCCTGTTCTCAGCAAACAGTTCCCGGGATTAGGAAGGGTGATAGAGCCTCCTGCCACCAAAATGCCCCTTCAGGAGGGTACTCTGGCTGGAGACCCGTTCAGCCCCACAACTCCGGCGCCCATCAACATGGACACTTTCTCCACGCATGACCCATGGCAAGAGGTGCACGTGCTCACCAATCCTGTTGATTTCGAATCAGTGCCAGAAATTTACCGGGAGACCAGCGACCCTGCCCGAGCAGGAGGTGACTCCCAGGAGAACGACACGTACGATCATTCCTCtccaaaaacaaatcaaactcCGCTGTATCTGCCAACTGAACAAGATGAACATGGTTCTACTCCCCAACATTACCAGCCAACGCCTGAAACCAGCTCAGGAAATGAAGAATCCTCAGTGCTTTTCAACACAGGGGGCACAAGTGTACCAGAAACAACCATAAGGCCTTTAGTATCAACACTGGTGTATGAGGTGTCAGAAGAGGCCAAGGGTGGTTATCAGACCACGCCAGAGACCAACCTGGGATCAGCTGGCCCATCGGAATATTGGGACGATAATATTAAAATCCATGAGGGTTCTGTGGCCAGTCATGAAATGACAGAGTCCACCAATGTAACGCAGGTCAATCCCACCCAGGAATATGACACCTTAGAAGCAGTGACCTTTGAGGACATGACGACACGACCCCTGGAGGACCTCACTGATTCAACCCTTCTGGAGAACAACACAGAGCTTCCATCCACCGACCCAACCCAATCTCACGACCTGTCTGAAACGGAAGATACGGATCAAACCGACGCACCGGCGCTCACAAGTGGCGCTCACACGGATGTTTCTGTTCACGAGGAACAGGACCAAGTCCAAACTGCCCGACCAACCCAGCCTTCCCTCGTGGACGCCACCACACTCCCTGCCCCCACAGAGGGATCTGGGGATGAAGATGTGGAGGTGATGGTGCCCAAGTTCTTTTTCACAGGAGATGCTGAGGAggcagaggtggaggagaacGGCACGGCTGCCTCAGTGGAGTCGGCAGAGCTGGTCACCCTGACCCCAGACGATTACACAGACCACACATCTCCTGACCACATCCGGGTGACAACAACAGGTAAGTGACGAGTCGAAGAAGTGAAAATAATTTGTGAACTGCACTGACGATTCTTGTATTAGTGTTTGTGTAAATGACGAGCTAAATCGGAAACCAGCCCCAAAACATGAATAATGAACTATTCATGTGTTTATAATACTCATAATCTGCTATTTTTGTAGATGTCTGTTATATGTCAGAGTTCTCTGACTTTTCCCATTGACTGATTTTAGTTTGATTGTCAATTGGTAGGCTTTGATCAGGAGCGGTCTAGTACACCATCTCCGTATTCCCCCACCACTGTAGACATGGTGGAGCAGAAGGCAGGTGCGACATCAGAAGAGTCAGTTTTGTTCCCAACTGATCATGATGGAGAGCATGATTATAGCCAGATGCCTACCATAGCAGGCGGGACAGAGGGAGGTTCTGGCGAAGGCTCGGGGGCTCGTGGTGATGACGACGTCATTTCAGTTACCCTGTTGACCTCCCCCGTGCCCTACACGCTTGCCACTCCGTTGGACACACGGCAGATGGTGGAGGTTGCATCGGGCACTCCGCGTAACCTGGACGTCTTCATACCGGAGAGAACCACCCTGTCTGCCTTGGGAGTGTCCCTGGAGGACCTAGAGAGGGTGGAGCAGGAGGGCTTGGGGGAAACCCCTGACGTTCTGTACACCACAACCGCACAGTACTCAGAGACGACACTTAGCCACGAGGGGAGTGGTGAAGAGGGAAGCGAGTCAGAGGAAGATGAGGTCGAGGAGCCTGTGCAGTCGTCTAGTGGCACATCTGTTCTAGGTGAGTACCCTGACGCCCTGCAGTTCAATGTCACCTCTGCCCCTTCCTTAAACCTCACAGAGAGTGAGGATGAAGACTTCACTGGCCTTCTTGAGGACGTGAACGCCACTGACAGTTTTGATGCTCTGGCCACCACTGACACACTCGAGGCTGAAAGCACCACAGACACGTCGCACATTAATGTGGAGGTCACTCTGCTTCCTGGCGAGACACAGACCCCAAGCTGGGGGACGCCGATGTCATCTACAGCACAAGAGTCTCGCTCCGACCTGGAATTCAGTGGTCAGACTcgcacctccaccacctcaggGGACCACTTAGACTCGTTAGATACAGAGTCCACCACCTCAGGGGACCACTTAGACTTGTTAGATACAGAGTCCACCACCTCAGGGGACCACTTGGACTCGTCAACCGAGACAGACTCCACCACCACAGGGGGGAACCTGGACTCGTTTGCTGAGACAGACTCCACGACCACAGGGCAGTCCCTGGACTCATCAACAGAGACAGACTCCACGACCACAGGACAGTCCCTGGACTCATCAACAGAGACAGACTCCACCACCACAGGACAGTCCCTGGACTCATCAACAGAGACAGACTCCACGACCACAGGACAGTCCCTGGACTCATCAACAGAGACAGACTCCACCACCACAGGGCAGTCCCTGGACTCATCAACAGAGACAGACTCCACGACCACAGAGGGGTACCTGGACTCTTTAGCTGAGACAGACTCTACCACCACAAGGCAGTCCCTGGACTCATCAACAGAGACAGACTCCACGACCACAGAGGGGTACCTGGACTCTTTAGCTGAGACAGACTCTACCACCACAAGGCAGTCCCTGGACTCGTTTGCCGAGACAGACTCCACCACCACAAGGCAGTCCCTGGACTCATCCGCCGAGACAGATTCCACCACCACAGAGTACCTGGACTCGTCAAGTGAGACAGAATCTGTCACCACACCCCCTCTAGTTGTCACCACCATGGAGTCAGATGAGGTTCATAGCCCCACAACCACATTAGCTCCAGTGGAGCTGGACCTTCTTGATGATCTGACCGTAAcaaccgccaccaccaccacctcggTAGAAGaggatgttgatgttgatgaggaggaggtgacGCCTACCGAGCCTGCTATCCAACGACCACTGCCATCTCAAAGAGCGGTGATCGTACGGACGGGGAACCTCTCAGGTAATGACCGAGACACGCCGTGCAAAGTGACCTCCCTGTCCGCCATTTTGTTTCTTCTCCTTGTGCAAATGTACTGAGGTCACCTCCTccttcaccacctcctcctcctccccctgcacCATGCACTGCAACACTTTCTCTCTTCGCTCGCTCCCTCTCCGCGCCTCTCTGTCTCAACGCTACAGCCTCGTTTAGCCGCCACTTGACTCTTTCTCCCTTCCTGACTAAGCACTCTTGCCTCTGCTTGTTTTTCTCCACTGGCTGCTAACAGCTGCCCATGTCAGAATCAAACTTGCACTAGCACATTGAATAGGGCAGCACAAGGCTTGGATCCAGCCGATGAATAGACTGAGTCTACAGCCCAGCCACAAGCAAACCTCAATTATTTTTGGTCTCCTGCTTATTGTTGATGCTTGCAACTCAAAGCTGGAATGAACCCCCAGTAATACTTGCACTGATGTCTCAGCTATGGCTTGCTGGAAACTCTTCTGCACACCTTAGTTGCTCTTTATCTTCCTCTAAATGCAAATGCAAAGCATAATGATTTTAGCATTCATTGCTAATACTTAGAACTGAAAGCCACTGTGTTTAACTGCCAGAGATGGCAACAGGTTAATTAATGCACTTGTGATGCACACGTACTTGCACTAAGTTGATCTTGGTTTGGTAGGGTCTGTTGGTTCTACctctgtggaaaaaaaaaatgtttatgaatATGTGATTTGTTACAACTGAAACCCATAAACCAGTCAGAAGACCTCAGATTAATATAATGTAGTGTATTAAGGTGTAAATACTTGAAGAAATATCACAGAACCTACGTTCTCAGACAAGGGCACATTTTTGTAGCTGTCTGTGTTGTGTAAGATTGTTGACAGAAAACATTGTGTATGAGTCAAAGAGTGAACAGCAAAGCTCAGTAAAGATCTTTTACACAGTTGATGCACTGGAAGTTGAAAGCCATTTTTTTCAGGACCTGCTGAATGACAGCGATGTAAAATGTTTTATAGAATGTATTTCTTGTATAGTATTTTTGCAAAGGAaagaatacagtgtgtgtggttCAATGTTGCCTCCCTACATCTAGCACAGTACTAATGACCTACCAACTCTGAAAGAAATAAAATACTGCCCTCCTGTGGCCAACTACTGTAATTACCCAATATCTGGTTGTGTTTTGCCTGCAGTATACAATCATGAAGATGTCATACAACAGCACAAATATAACTTGACCCGTTATTAATTTAAGAAAAGCAGGTAAATTCGTAAATTCAAGAGGGTATTTATGATTCAGATGCCTGCACGGAGAACCCATGTGCTAATGGTGGCACATGTGTTGAGAGTGGATCCACCACCAAGTGTCTCTGCCTACCAACCTATGGAGGGGATTTCTGCCAGATAGGTGAGTGAGCATTGAATTCAGCGTGTGTCAGTCTTAAAATAAAATCTCTTTCTGAGATTATAAAAGTACATATTTCATGTTGATAGGAAAATACATTTCTGCCATGTAACAACATGTCTACAACATTAACAAACCTCACATTGAACATTATAGGCAGCATTTTACTGACTACATAAATGTGGAATCATATTTAAGGGAACAGAAAATGTAGCAAATAAATGTACTGTTTTTTCTGTCCTCTCACTCatttgtgtgttgatgtgtgttcgGTTGTATGTTTACTGCCATGTGTATGCACGTCCATTGGTGCCATTTCCCTGACTGGGTGGGTGGGTAAccctgtccctctccctctcctagaCATGGAACACTGTGAGCCGGGCTGGGAGAAGTTCCAGGGCTTCTGCTACAGACACTTTGTGAAGCGCCAGAGCTGGGAGGTTGCGGAGCAGCACTGTCGCATGTGCGGGGGCCACCTGGTGTCAGTCATGAGCCCAGAAGAGCAGAATTTCATCAACGGTATACCGTCACCTCTGAGGAAGTAGTCATTAGGGGTTATCGGCTTGGTCACAAAGTATTCATATCACGATTCTTTATACCCTTGATTTCAGCAATCGTATTTGATTCACTTTACCCTTTTATATTAAGAAATCTGTGACTTGGATTTCCAGTCTTTATTTGAAGTCTATACATGGCCAGACACCAGACAGATTTTGATAACTGCTAAATTTAATAAAGAGCCGACTCAGAAAGCCAAATCACCGAGTTGAAATAAATTTGTACGGCTGCCATTTGCTTTCTATAGCGTCTTTTACATTCAGTAAATGCAAAGCAACACAAGATACACAATATaatgccaaaatgtatccatAGCAGTTTTGAAAGTTTCTTCAACTTCCATTACCTGTGTCTAGAGAAGGTCTTTATGCACCACACTGCAGCACAGTTACGTCTATGTATATCACAAGGTATACTTTCCTAATCATTCTGGGCTCGTTCTGGTAGTGCCTAGTTTGCTCATGTTCTTCCCAAACACAGCTACTACTAGTTTTGACTACTCTGTAAAAAGGATGGGGGCTTGAAAGCTATCTTACATTCCAGTGGCCTCTCTGAAGTGTTTATaatcctctctcttcttttcttttctctccctccttcctctctcactctctctgtctccagatAGGTACAGGGAATACCAGTGGACCGGGCTCAACGACAGGACAATCGAGGCAGACTTCCGCTGGTCTGATGGAAATCCTCTGGTGAGAGAaagtatttctttctttttttctctttctttctttctttctttctttctttctttctttctttctcctttctccttcCCCTATTGATGTAAATATATTTCTCTCTAAGCTTTATGAGAACTGGTACCGCGGGCAGCCCGACAGCTACTTCCTGTCTGGGGAGAACtgtgtggtgatggtgtggCATGACGACGGGCGCTGGAGCGACGTGCCCTGCAACTACCACCTCTCTTACACCTGCAAGAAGGGCATCGGTGAGTACGCCACAAACGGCACAAAGATGGTCTGATTCCTTTGGTCTTCACATCTGTGACATGACGTCTCAATCCATTACGGTGAGATGGACTATCAGCCAACACCAATCAACATCACCAAACACAACATGAAATGGAAGTAATGTGCTTTAGTAGAGTTAATAATAACCAAAAGGCTCTGTTgaaatgagtgagtgtgaaagTCGAGTTTATTTTAGACGCCTTGATGGTGATCTGTGTAAAGACATACTGTAGCAATCTCAAGACCCTTACATGTTTGAATACACACCAACCATGGACATATAATGCCTAGCCTGGCAGGACAGTATGCTCCTTTTATTGTTAGTGTGATATCTTTATGTTCAAGAGGAAACTGTTCAGTTGGTTGGGAAATACTTGATTACTGTGTTTAGGTCCACTGTAGTTACGTGTGCATTCATCATCCCTAGCCTTCTGTGGACAGCCCCCTACTGTCCTAAATGCAAAGATGTTTGGCAAGCGGCGCCTCCGCTATGAGACCAATGCCAAGGTGCGCTACTACTGCGAGGAGGGCTACCTCCAAAGGCAGAACCCAATCATCAAATGCCTCCCCAACGGCCAGTGGGAGGACCCTCAGATCACCTGCACATCAGGTAGAGTATGCCCAATGCCACCTCCACTAATCCAAATGGGACTTACACATACAATATATTGGCTCTGGCTTTTGTGCATCAGAAAACAGCTTTTAGAAGTCTACCGCACTGCATCCCTTTCATTTATTCTTATTTTCATTCAATCTTTATTCATGCTCTGAAGTTCATTGAGGGTAGTCCTCATTTTCGGTGATGGTGAGATAACATTATTATACTACAGCACTGTCAACACTGTTGCTACCTTTTGTGTGTCTAGGTACACTTCTAACCCAATGCCGTAATCATAATACACTTTGAGGGGGACATGTCCCCCCAATATTCAACTATGCTCAAAATGTCCCCCCATATAAAGACATAAATTGTTTAATGCCTCAATAGCCTGTCACTCACCGCTGTCCGTGCCGCTGTAACCTAATCACAAATTGTTAACCAGAATAAATTCTATAGGCTGATGTAACTAGCCATCAGCCCATTGTGTAAATTTAGAATCTGTTAATGTTCTTATTAATTGTTGATGGGACATTTAATATTGTAACACCATACCAACACTAATACTTACAACTGAATATATATTCCATCGTCAGTTCATTTCACATTCGAGAAATCAAAGACGCTGTAATGTAACGTCAGTCAGTTGCACATTTCTCACAGTCAATACATGAGATTTCAGAGCCATGTTCAGCAAGGACGTGGTTGAAACTGTAAGAACAACATGCAAGGTTGGTAAAAACAGATGTAAAAACTGGTAAAAACAGGTTTTGTTCTTTAAAAGGGAATTCCAGGGAATTCTTTGTCATAACTcccgtacaaacacacacacacacacacacacacacacacttacagttgGCCTTGGGTGTTGCCATTTCTgaagaaataaaaacacaaaaactgATTATCAAACTCCTGTGCTCTGAATGAATTCCTCTGCCTTTTGTCTGaggttcacagacacacaagctggCCTATCAGTCACAGGCTCATCATCTCTGTCATGCACATGAGTCAGTCATACTCTAGAAGcttcttttttttacctttctccagttcatccagccgttctctgagtctggcgataccacttttagctccagcctagcatagatcattgaataagattagaccattagcatctcgcctgctagcatcacgtttaaaagtgactaagatttccggtaattttcctatttaaaacttgtctcctctaaagttagaaagtgtaataagaccaacggaaaatgaaatgtggcgattttctaggctgatttgaatatatatttaaatgtatttagcATATTTTTGATCTGAGAGTGAAGTGATGTTGTAACTTCATAAGTATACAGTAGTGTGAGGGTATCTCTATGGGATCATTTTGAAAGTCTGAAAGCTGACGTTTTCTGTCTCCAGCCTCCCCTGAGTCTCCGGCCATTGTGTCGACGTCTGTGGGTACGGAGGTGATGGTGGAGGACACAACGACAGAGAAGGCCTCGCCACAGTTTTGGGACATCAAGTGGAGCTTCTAAGAATCTCACAGGAACCCAACAGAACTTCCTCATCCATAATCCATTGTCATCCCAAGACCCAGGAGATCCTCATCCATCACATAGTCAGAAGCCTCACTGTCACCCAGCGTTTTTAGCATTCTTGAAAACTGCACAACTTCTTCTATCACCAGCAATATACAGACCACAGGATTACACATTGTATATTTCCCCATGACACGGAATTACAAAAATTTTCGTAATTCTAAGATATCAGTCACAACACAGCAGTTAGTGACTCGTTTGCTAATTTGTTCACTCACAAGATGTTT is a genomic window of Alosa sapidissima isolate fAloSap1 chromosome 10, fAloSap1.pri, whole genome shotgun sequence containing:
- the bcan gene encoding brevican core protein isoform X2 gives rise to the protein MFPSRLLGAICLLIAQFSSIGRTASDDARLLQVTIPKSPPAAAILGGFVVLPCHVSLSQSPPTVSTVGRHAVLTLPRVKWSVLSAEKETEILVARGDRVKVSEAYKSRASLPNYATSPADLTLELDELRHNDTGFYRCEVQQGLEDAHDLVQIKVKGVVFHYRHPSSRYAFSFDQAQDACEDIGAQIATPEQLLAAYNSGYEQCDAGWLSDGSVRYPIQMPREGCFGDMDGMPGVRNYGMLDPDELYDVYCYVENIQGEVFHSATPQQLTLADAKAYCERQGAELATTGQLYAAWNDGLNHCSPGWLADGSVRYPIVTPRERCGGPDPGVKTVYRYSNQTGFPESHMLHDVYCFRGNKGAQTESPMEYMATEPENQGQGIVTLSDPLEEFSLGQVTEPVENEAQGAVESFPVLSKQFPGLGRVIEPPATKMPLQEGTLAGDPFSPTTPAPINMDTFSTHDPWQEVHVLTNPVDFESVPEIYRETSDPARAGGDSQENDTYDHSSPKTNQTPLYLPTEQDEHGSTPQHYQPTPETSSGNEESSVLFNTGGTSVPETTIRPLVSTLVYEVSEEAKGGYQTTPETNLGSAGPSEYWDDNIKIHEGSVASHEMTESTNVTQVNPTQEYDTLEAVTFEDMTTRPLEDLTDSTLLENNTELPSTDPTQSHDLSETEDTDQTDAPALTSGAHTDVSVHEEQDQVQTARPTQPSLVDATTLPAPTEGSGDEDVEVMVPKFFFTGDAEEAEVEENGTAASVESAELVTLTPDDYTDHTSPDHIRVTTTGFDQERSSTPSPYSPTTVDMVEQKAGATSEESVLFPTDHDGEHDYSQMPTIAGGTEGGSGEGSGARGDDDVISVTLLTSPVPYTLATPLDTRQMVEVASGTPRNLDVFIPERTTLSALGVSLEDLERVEQEGLGETPDVLYTTTAQYSETTLSHEGSGEEGSESEEDEVEEPVQSSSGTSVLGEYPDALQFNVTSAPSLNLTESEDEDFTGLLEDVNATDSFDALATTDTLEAESTTDTSHINVEVTLLPGETQTPSWGTPMSSTAQESRSDLEFSGQTRTSTTSGDHLDSLDTESTTSGDHLDLLDTESTTSGDHLDSSTETDSTTTGGNLDSFAETDSTTTGQSLDSSTETDSTTTGQSLDSSTETDSTTTGQSLDSSTETDSTTTGQSLDSSTETDSTTTGQSLDSSTETDSTTTEGYLDSLAETDSTTTRQSLDSSTETDSTTTEGYLDSLAETDSTTTRQSLDSFAETDSTTTRQSLDSSAETDSTTTEYLDSSSETESVTTPPLVVTTMESDEVHSPTTTLAPVELDLLDDLTVTTATTTTSVEEDVDVDEEEVTPTEPAIQRPLPSQRAVIVRTGNLSDACTENPCANGGTCVESGSTTKCLCLPTYGGDFCQIDMEHCEPGWEKFQGFCYRHFVKRQSWEVAEQHCRMCGGHLVSVMSPEEQNFINDRYREYQWTGLNDRTIEADFRWSDGNPLLYENWYRGQPDSYFLSGENCVVMVWHDDGRWSDVPCNYHLSYTCKKGIAFCGQPPTVLNAKMFGKRRLRYETNAKVRYYCEEGYLQRQNPIIKCLPNGQWEDPQITCTSASPESPAIVSTSVGTEVMVEDTTTEKASPQFWDIKWSF
- the bcan gene encoding brevican core protein isoform X4; translation: MLFFRHVSEMFPSRLLGAICLLIAQFSSIGRTASDDARLLQVTIPKSPPAAAILGGFVVLPCHVSLSQSPPTVSTVGRHAVLTLPRVKWSVLSAEKETEILVARGDRVKVSEAYKSRASLPNYATSPADLTLELDELRHNDTGFYRCEVQQGLEDAHDLVQIKVKGVVFHYRHPSSRYAFSFDQAQDACEDIGAQIATPEQLLAAYNSGYEQCDAGWLSDGSVRYPIQMPREGCFGDMDGMPGVRNYGMLDPDELYDVYCYVENIQGEVFHSATPQQLTLADAKAYCERQGAELATTGQLYAAWNDGLNHCSPGWLADGSVRYPIVTPRERCGGPDPGVKTVYRYSNQTGFPESHMLHDVYCFRGNKGAQTESPMEYMATEPENQGQGIVTLSDPLEEFSLGQVTEPVENEAQGAVESFPVLSKQFPGLGRVIEPPATKMPLQEGTLAGDPFSPTTPAPINMDTFSTHDPWQEVHVLTNPVDFESVPEIYRETSDPARAGGDSQENDTYDHSSPKTNQTPLYLPTEQDEHGSTPQHYQPTPETSSGNEESSVLFNTGGTSVPETTIRPLVSTLVYEVSEEAKGGYQTTPETNLGSAGPSEYWDDNIKIHEGSVASHEMTESTNVTQVNPTQEYDTLEAVTFEDMTTRPLEDLTDSTLLENNTELPSTDPTQSHDLSETEDTDQTDAPALTSGAHTDVSVHEEQDQVQTARPTQPSLVDATTLPAPTEGSGDEDVEVMVPKFFFTGDAEEAEVEENGTAASVESAELVTLTPDDYTDHTSPDHIRVTTTGFDQERSSTPSPYSPTTVDMVEQKAGATSEESVLFPTDHDGEHDYSQMPTIAGGTEGGSGEGSGARGDDDVISVTLLTSPVPYTLATPLDTRQMVEVASGTPRNLDVFIPERTTLSALGVSLEDLERVEQEGLGETPDVLYTTTAQYSETTLSHEGSGEEGSESEEDEVEEPVQSSSGTSVLDACTENPCANGGTCVESGSTTKCLCLPTYGGDFCQIDMEHCEPGWEKFQGFCYRHFVKRQSWEVAEQHCRMCGGHLVSVMSPEEQNFINDRYREYQWTGLNDRTIEADFRWSDGNPLLYENWYRGQPDSYFLSGENCVVMVWHDDGRWSDVPCNYHLSYTCKKGIAFCGQPPTVLNAKMFGKRRLRYETNAKVRYYCEEGYLQRQNPIIKCLPNGQWEDPQITCTSASPESPAIVSTSVGTEVMVEDTTTEKASPQFWDIKWSF